From the Pelorhabdus rhamnosifermentans genome, the window TGCGAGAAATACATTTTTATAACCACTTTGATGCTGTTATTAATATGTTTGCTGCCTTCGGTTATTTTAATGACGATGAAAATTCGGCTGTTATGGGGGCTATTAGTCGTTCTTTAAAACCTAAGGGACTATTTTTGATTGATTTATTGAATCGTGAATGGATGCAAAAAAATAATTTGAATCGTTATTGGCGTCATCCTAATGGCGAAAGTGTTGTATCAACAAAAGTAGAAATTTATGAAGGCTTGGCCATGATGAAACGCCAGTTGATTAATCAAGTAACTGGACAGAAAATGGAGACTGATTTTCAGCTTCGTACTTATTCGTTAGCAGAAATGACGGAATTACTTAGCTTTCATCATCTTCAGATAAAAAAAGTCTATGGCGCATTTGATGGTCGTACTTATGATGAAGATACGCCAAGAATGATTATTTTAGCGCAAAAAATGAATGAATAGGATTTTCATGAAACAGTTTTACAGTTTATGTAGAACTGTTTTTTTTGTCCGATTGCTCACCTCGATTGATCTACGCATCATAAACTATAACAAGAGTGTTTGTAGCAAGGTGAGGTGTTAAACTGTGATTGTTAAAATAAATGGACGTCAGCACGTTCGTATGCCACGAGTAGGAATTGCTTTAAGCGGAGGCGGGCTGAGAGGACTTGCTCATATTGGCGTGCTCCAAGAATTATGTCGCCAACAGATACCTGTGCATATGATTGCTGGGACGAGTGCGGGGGCCATTATTGCGGGGTTATATTCTACCGGAAAAAGTCCGGCAGAAATGCGGGAGCTTGCGCATAAGGTACGTCTTAACGATTTAATTGATGCGAAACTTTCCATCAATCAGCTTATTAAGTATGGTATGAAATGGTTGTTTACAGGAAAAGTCCGACTGCTATCTGTTATTCCCGCTGGTGTCATTAAAGGGGACTGCATCGAGCAGTATTTCAAGTTGCTCTGGGGCGAGCTTACGGTGCGTGAGACAAATATTCCACTGGCTATTACAGCTGTGGATATCAATACAGCTGAAACTATCTTTTTTATGACTCCTTTACGTGCAAAGCCA encodes:
- a CDS encoding class I SAM-dependent methyltransferase, with protein sequence MSQDVFGDFSAASLAGTDQEVEFIKAALNLPACSKILDLYCGYGRHAIELAKSGYAVTGVDNTADFLSIAKQKAAELEVSIDFCQCDMREIHFYNHFDAVINMFAAFGYFNDDENSAVMGAISRSLKPKGLFLIDLLNREWMQKNNLNRYWRHPNGESVVSTKVEIYEGLAMMKRQLINQVTGQKMETDFQLRTYSLAEMTELLSFHHLQIKKVYGAFDGRTYDEDTPRMIILAQKMNE
- a CDS encoding patatin-like phospholipase family protein yields the protein MIVKINGRQHVRMPRVGIALSGGGLRGLAHIGVLQELCRQQIPVHMIAGTSAGAIIAGLYSTGKSPAEMRELAHKVRLNDLIDAKLSINQLIKYGMKWLFTGKVRLLSVIPAGVIKGDCIEQYFKLLWGELTVRETNIPLAITAVDINTAETIFFMTPLRAKPTILNAKYYYNIPIIDAVRASISIPGLFTPKNYSGMMLVDGAVKNNLPADILREMGADIVIGVDLGYDGKPNYGIQSVGEVLMQCIEIMSREVTLLKGRQHSDLVIRPQTFDISFSNKVDIDTCIDRGVFATKELIPDILDLIR